A portion of the Pogoniulus pusillus isolate bPogPus1 chromosome 6, bPogPus1.pri, whole genome shotgun sequence genome contains these proteins:
- the LOC135176437 gene encoding cytochrome c oxidase assembly factor 4 homolog, mitochondrial, which produces MAVPGHGRSRSPLKEDEEDGDEEDPLEARIARSGCAGPHRALQECMAQWQDWRRCQPQLRAFGQCMAQRQRPREPPGPAPSPARPSPAPT; this is translated from the coding sequence ATGGCAGTGCCTGGGCACGGCCGGAGCCGTTCGCCGCtgaaggaggatgaggaggatggGGATGAGGAGGACCCGCTGGAGGCGCGGATCGCCCGCTCGGGCTGCGCGGGGCCGCACCGGGCGCTGCAGGAGTGCATGGCGCAGTGGCAGGACTGGCgccgctgccagccccagctgcgaGCCTTCGGCCAGTGCATGGCGCAGAGGCAGCGCCCCCGGGAGCCGCCGGGGCCAGCGcccagcccggcccggccctcGCCGGCCCCGACTTGA